The sequence GAGTTCCAGGCTCTCCTCAAGGCACGCCCCGCCGCTGGAGATCGCGCGCTGGGCGAGGCGTACGTCGCGGCACTCGCGCCGATGGTCTGGAAAGTCGCCGAGCGCGCTGACTTTGTCGCCGAGACCCAGGCGATGCGACGCCGGGTGGTGTCGCTGCTGCCGACCAAGGACGCGGGTCGCAACCTCAAACTCGGGGTCGGGGGGCTGCGTGATGTCGAGTTCGCGGTCCAGCTGTTGCAGCTCGTCCACGGCCGCACTGATGACCGCATTCGTTCGTCCTCGACGCTCGTTGCGCTCGAGGCACTGACGCGTGCCGGATACGTCGGCCGCGAGGACGGCGAGGAACTGCACCAGGCGTACACCTTCCTGCGGCAGATGGAGCACCGGCTCCAGCTCTTCGACCTGCGGCGTACGCACCTGGTCCCACGCGACGAGGGCTCACTGCGACGGCTGGCCCGGACGCTCGGCATGGTCCGCGATCCGGTGGAGACGTTCAACCAGCAGTGGTCCCGGGTCAGGGTCGAGGTCCGTCGCCTCCACGAGAAGCTCTTCTACCGTCCGCTGCTCAACGCCGTCGCGAGCTTGCCGGCCGACGGCCTCTCACTCACGCCGGATGCGGCTCTCGACCGACTAGAGGCGCTCGGGTTCTCCGACCCCGGTGCGGCACTGCGACACCTGCAGGCGATGACGAACGGCGTCAGCCGGTCGGCCGCCATTCAGCGCGCGCTGCTGCCGGTGATGCTCGACTGGTTCGCATCGGGCGCCAACCCCGACGCCGGTCTCTTCGGCTTCCGACGTGTCAGCGAGTCGCTGGGCAGTACGCACTGGTATCTGCGGGCGCTGCGTGACGAAGGTCTGATCGCGGAGCGTCTGGCCCGGATCCTGTCGACCTCGCCGTACACGACCACGCTCCTGGAGGCCGAGCCGGAGGGCGTACGCATGCTCGGGGGCGAGCTGCCGCCGGTGGCTGCCGACGTCCTCACCGCCGAGATGGTCGCCAGCGCCCACCGACAGGGCACCACCGATGCCGCGGTGCGCACGATCAGGGCGATCAGGCGACGCGAACTGTTCCGCGGGTCGGTTGCCGAGGTGCTCGGGCTCTCCGACATCGACACGACCGGCGAGCGGCTGAGCCGGATCACGGACGCGACGCTCGAAGCATCGCTGCGTACCGTCGCGCACGCCGTGCAGGAGGAGATGGGGGCGACCCTGGCGCCGGCACAACTGGCGATCGTGGCGATGGGTCGCTACGGCGGGTTCGAGCTCGGGTACGCCTCGGATGCGGACGTCATGTTCGTGTATCGCGCCGTGGAGCAACCGCTGATGGCGCAGCAGTACGCCGAACGGGTCTTCGGCGAACTCAGCCGTCAACTGGCGCTCCCGGGGCGCGATCCGGGACTGGGGCTCGACGCGAGCCTGCGTCCCGAGGGTCGGCAAGGACCTCTGGTCCGGTCGATGGATGCCTACGCCCGCTACTACGAGCGCGACGCCGAGGTCTGGGAACGGCAGGCACTCCTGCGAGCCGATGCGGTGGTCGGCGAAGGCGAACTGCGCGATGACTTCACCGAGATGATCGACGCGTTCCGCTATGGCCCGCCGATCACGGCCGCCGATGCCCGGGAGATCCGTCGGATCAAGGGGCGGGTGGACGCGGAACGACTGCCGCGAGGTGCCGACCGCAACCTGCACGTGAAACTCGGTCGCGGGGGGCTGGCCGACATCGAATGGACCGTGCAGTTGCTCCAACTCCAGCATGCGGATCACATCGAGGGGCTGCGTACGCCTCGCACGATGCCGGCGCTGGAGGCGGCTCGCGATGCCGGTGTGATCGATCACGCCGATGCCGAGACGTTGGCGACCGGCTGGCGCCACGTCTCCCGCGTACGCAATGCCACCACCCTGGCCCGGGGACGTGCCGCGAACAGCCTGCCGACCAACCCGATCGAGCGCCGCACGACGGCGGCGATCCTGGGCTACGGGCCGGGGGAGAGCGAGCGGATGCTGGACGACTACCTCCGGATCACCCGGCAGACCCGCGCCGTGGTGGACCGGATCTTCTGGGACTGACCAGTCCCCGCCCAAACCCGGCATCTGTCACGCCGAGACGACCGGAGTGAGGCCGAACGCCGCGCTTGCGCGTGCGTTTGCGCCGAACGAGGGAGTGCTGCGCGAAGCGCAGCAAACCCGACATCCGTCAGATCTCGTTCAGGTCGAGTCCGATCGGAGTCTTCATCGGCAGGTCGCCGGACGCCGCGATCGCCTGAGCCAACGGGCGCAGACCCTCATACAACGTGCGGAGCTCGTCGTCGTTGAGCGAGGCGTACGCCTTCTCGGCGAGCGCGTCGGTGAGTGATTCGACGTCTGCCTTGACCGCCGCTCCGCGCGGAGTCAGCCGGCCGCTCTCGATGAGTCCGCGCGACTCCAGGGCGGCGACGCACGATGCCCACTCTTCCGGTGTGAAGTCCCGGCTCCCGCGGTAGAGCTCCGGCGGC comes from Nocardioides baekrokdamisoli and encodes:
- a CDS encoding bifunctional [glutamine synthetase] adenylyltransferase/[glutamine synthetase]-adenylyl-L-tyrosine phosphorylase, whose amino-acid sequence is MTLRSSTFVRLGFADAAAALATVERLGAEELIAFFGRVGDPDLALRALADLAEASTDDLVEELLNDEGTAMRLLSVLGASRALGEHLVKHPTHWRALTDQRLGSTRPTAAALRADLLTAVGADPTSEVPVATVAKAEDALRVAYRRMLVPLAARDLAHSLALEDTAAEISDLACATVEAAVAIARTKVDAGSLRFAVIALGKTGGHELNYVSDVDVVFVHEAGADQDLDQAADLAGKLAAEVIEVCSAHTSEGTIWPLDAALRPEGKAGALSRTLDGHVGYYERWASAWEFQALLKARPAAGDRALGEAYVAALAPMVWKVAERADFVAETQAMRRRVVSLLPTKDAGRNLKLGVGGLRDVEFAVQLLQLVHGRTDDRIRSSSTLVALEALTRAGYVGREDGEELHQAYTFLRQMEHRLQLFDLRRTHLVPRDEGSLRRLARTLGMVRDPVETFNQQWSRVRVEVRRLHEKLFYRPLLNAVASLPADGLSLTPDAALDRLEALGFSDPGAALRHLQAMTNGVSRSAAIQRALLPVMLDWFASGANPDAGLFGFRRVSESLGSTHWYLRALRDEGLIAERLARILSTSPYTTTLLEAEPEGVRMLGGELPPVAADVLTAEMVASAHRQGTTDAAVRTIRAIRRRELFRGSVAEVLGLSDIDTTGERLSRITDATLEASLRTVAHAVQEEMGATLAPAQLAIVAMGRYGGFELGYASDADVMFVYRAVEQPLMAQQYAERVFGELSRQLALPGRDPGLGLDASLRPEGRQGPLVRSMDAYARYYERDAEVWERQALLRADAVVGEGELRDDFTEMIDAFRYGPPITAADAREIRRIKGRVDAERLPRGADRNLHVKLGRGGLADIEWTVQLLQLQHADHIEGLRTPRTMPALEAARDAGVIDHADAETLATGWRHVSRVRNATTLARGRAANSLPTNPIERRTTAAILGYGPGESERMLDDYLRITRQTRAVVDRIFWD